A region from the Streptomyces sp. 3214.6 genome encodes:
- a CDS encoding LCP family protein, protein MSDPWDGPVGQTTRSRTARVPGQRTAGHDGARPPGGRAAARAESRTRGGARARRRVRPVRRGRRVLRIVGLCLAVLVLGTAGAGWWFYQHLNGNINSVPLDGKGGTEKVDAFGRSPINLLVMGSDGRTSEADCKLGGGCSKTGVQTSSNADVQMVVHISADRSNATVVSIPRDTMTNVPSCKDAVTGRSTAGYYGQINSALQYGPACQVATVHQLTGIPVDHFVKLDFSGVVKMSDAVGGVSVCVSDDVYDTYSHLKLSKGAHTLKGVAALEFVRSRHGFGDGSDLGRTVSQHIFLSAMIRKFKSAGTLTDPTAVYDLADAATKALTVDDGLGSVKKLIALAADLNKVPSKRMTFTTMQTAPDPADSNRVVVGAGAKTLFSTIADDQSLTTGSGSKSAAASATAGVTATATASAVPASRIAVTVQNGTGITGRASTVATALTDAGFSPGTTTANAPSAATATTLTYGADQNAEAQTAAKALGLPSSHLRQGSGTGLTLVVGSDWPSGTTYPGGASSPAPADTKAAVSGAHAQTADQAKTCAKVSPYKTVSLNGVPMTPAQAYVAARGKADSDA, encoded by the coding sequence ATGAGCGACCCCTGGGACGGTCCTGTCGGCCAGACCACGCGCAGCCGCACCGCCAGGGTGCCCGGACAACGTACGGCCGGACACGACGGGGCACGCCCGCCGGGCGGCCGGGCCGCGGCGCGGGCGGAATCCCGCACCCGCGGGGGTGCGCGGGCCCGGCGCCGGGTCCGCCCGGTGCGGCGCGGCAGGCGGGTGCTGCGGATCGTCGGGCTGTGCCTGGCGGTCCTGGTGCTGGGCACAGCCGGCGCCGGCTGGTGGTTCTACCAGCACCTGAACGGCAACATCAACAGCGTCCCGCTCGACGGCAAGGGCGGCACGGAAAAGGTCGACGCGTTCGGCCGGTCCCCGATCAACCTCCTGGTCATGGGCTCGGACGGCCGTACCAGCGAGGCGGACTGCAAGCTGGGCGGCGGCTGCTCGAAGACCGGGGTGCAGACCAGCAGCAACGCGGACGTGCAGATGGTGGTGCACATATCCGCCGACCGCTCCAACGCCACCGTGGTGAGCATCCCCCGCGACACCATGACCAACGTGCCGTCGTGCAAGGACGCCGTGACCGGCCGGTCCACAGCCGGTTACTACGGCCAGATCAACAGCGCGCTGCAGTACGGCCCGGCCTGTCAGGTGGCCACCGTCCATCAGCTCACCGGCATCCCCGTCGACCACTTCGTGAAGCTCGACTTCTCCGGCGTGGTCAAGATGTCCGATGCCGTCGGCGGCGTCTCCGTGTGCGTCAGCGACGACGTGTACGACACCTACTCGCACCTGAAGCTCTCCAAGGGCGCCCACACCCTCAAGGGTGTCGCGGCCCTGGAGTTCGTCCGCTCCAGGCACGGCTTCGGCGACGGCAGTGACCTCGGCCGTACCGTCTCCCAGCACATCTTCCTCAGCGCGATGATCCGCAAGTTCAAGAGCGCAGGCACGCTCACCGACCCCACCGCGGTCTACGACCTCGCCGACGCGGCCACCAAGGCACTGACCGTGGACGACGGCCTCGGCAGCGTCAAGAAGCTGATAGCGCTCGCGGCCGACCTGAACAAGGTCCCCTCCAAGCGGATGACCTTCACCACCATGCAGACCGCCCCCGACCCGGCCGACAGCAACCGGGTGGTGGTGGGCGCGGGTGCCAAGACCCTGTTCTCCACGATCGCAGACGACCAGTCCCTGACCACCGGCTCCGGAAGCAAGTCCGCGGCGGCCTCCGCGACCGCCGGAGTGACGGCCACGGCCACTGCCTCGGCCGTACCCGCGTCCCGGATCGCCGTGACCGTCCAGAACGGCACCGGCATCACCGGCCGCGCCTCCACCGTCGCCACCGCACTCACGGACGCGGGCTTCAGTCCCGGTACGACCACCGCCAACGCCCCGAGCGCCGCGACCGCGACCACTCTCACCTACGGCGCCGACCAGAACGCGGAGGCCCAGACGGCCGCCAAGGCCCTGGGCCTGCCCTCCTCGCACCTGAGGCAGGGCAGCGGCACGGGCCTGACCCTCGTGGTCGGCAGCGACTGGCCGAGCGGCACGACCTACCCCGGAGGGGCATCCTCGCCCGCGCCCGCCGACACGAAGGCCGCGGTCTCGGGCGCCCACGCCCAGACCGCCGACCAGGCGAAGACCTGCGCCAAGG
- the mgtA gene encoding magnesium-translocating P-type ATPase, with amino-acid sequence MAETTAASGQHVEAPGPTAVSAPGMEEVPPAPGVPTVLEALSRLGGSPLGLTEAQAEERLARFGENTPAARREASWPRLFTHSLRDPFTAVLGCLGLVSAAVFAWGTASVILLLVVVSCVLRASGEHRADRSMAGLRELVATTATVLRRVDEDSVPTAREIPADELVPGDVVRLGPGDIVPADVRLLRASALTVHQAALTGESAPVAKCADDVPRGGGDGMSSQPQLCFQGSSVASGSATAIVTATGARTWFATAHDRGAGGRETSAFDRSVHGISWILIRFMLLTPPLVLMANAALRGRGLETLPFAVAVAVGLTPEMLPVLVTTCLARGAALLARTHQVIVKRLPALHDIGAMDVLCLDKTGTLTQDRPVVDRALGPDGSDDPDVLHWAAVNAWWTLQLAELPAPDALDEAILDTADERELMAYDGVAAVPFDPRRRLATAVVRTPGRLGTHTLVVKGDVEAVLERCVLAEEERERLRVLAARQADGGPRVLAVATAERPARARAYTPADERGLTFRGVITLRDALAPTAADALKVLTDQGVTVRILTGDHPRTAARACRDLGIPLAEEAVLTAERIDGLTDAGLVELARSTTVFARCTPEHKARITHALRSAGHTVGFLGDGVNDLPALRTADVGIAPQGAADVTREGADVVLAAKDLTAIAHAIAAGRHAGGNIATYLRITLSSNLGNVIAMLSAGLLLPFLPMLPAQVLTQNLCFDAAQLAFAHDRPHPSVLRHPTVLCPRDLLRFITGFGVLNAVADLATFGVLALALHGPGPGDDAAVFHSGWFTENLLTQALVMLLLRFGRRTAERRGTSPVTGAAAALAAVGLLLPPSPLGPSLGLTVLPGSYYPLLAAVLVLYAVGLLAAGARYERRRAERGTAR; translated from the coding sequence GTGGCTGAGACCACCGCCGCCTCGGGGCAGCACGTCGAGGCGCCTGGTCCTACGGCCGTATCGGCGCCCGGCATGGAGGAGGTTCCGCCGGCGCCTGGCGTGCCCACCGTGCTGGAGGCGCTGAGCCGACTCGGCGGCAGTCCGCTCGGGCTGACCGAGGCGCAGGCCGAGGAGCGTCTGGCCCGCTTCGGCGAGAACACGCCTGCGGCCCGTCGCGAAGCCTCCTGGCCCCGGCTGTTCACCCACAGTCTGCGGGACCCGTTCACCGCGGTGCTGGGGTGCCTCGGGCTGGTGTCGGCGGCCGTCTTCGCGTGGGGCACCGCCTCGGTGATCCTCCTCCTGGTCGTGGTGAGCTGCGTGCTGCGCGCGTCCGGGGAACACCGGGCGGACAGGTCCATGGCCGGGCTGCGCGAGCTGGTCGCCACCACGGCCACCGTGCTGCGGCGCGTGGACGAGGATTCGGTGCCGACCGCCCGCGAGATCCCCGCGGACGAGCTGGTTCCCGGTGACGTCGTGCGCCTGGGCCCGGGCGACATCGTCCCGGCGGATGTACGGCTGCTGCGTGCGAGCGCCCTGACGGTGCACCAGGCCGCGCTGACGGGGGAGTCGGCCCCCGTCGCGAAGTGCGCTGACGACGTTCCCCGCGGGGGAGGGGACGGCATGTCCTCGCAGCCGCAGCTCTGCTTCCAGGGCAGCAGTGTCGCCTCCGGCAGCGCCACCGCGATCGTCACCGCGACCGGCGCGCGCACCTGGTTCGCCACCGCCCACGACCGCGGTGCCGGCGGTCGGGAGACGAGCGCCTTCGACCGTTCCGTCCACGGCATCTCCTGGATCCTGATCCGGTTCATGCTGCTCACCCCGCCGCTCGTCCTCATGGCCAACGCGGCGCTGCGTGGCCGGGGCCTGGAAACGCTGCCGTTCGCGGTCGCGGTGGCGGTCGGGCTGACGCCGGAGATGCTGCCGGTCCTCGTCACCACGTGCCTGGCCCGCGGAGCCGCGCTGCTGGCACGTACCCACCAGGTGATCGTCAAACGGTTGCCCGCGCTGCACGACATCGGCGCCATGGACGTGCTGTGTCTGGACAAGACCGGCACGCTCACCCAGGACCGGCCGGTGGTCGACCGGGCACTCGGCCCTGACGGCTCGGACGACCCCGACGTCCTGCACTGGGCAGCCGTGAACGCCTGGTGGACCCTGCAACTCGCCGAACTGCCGGCCCCCGACGCCCTCGACGAGGCGATCCTGGACACGGCCGACGAGCGCGAGCTCATGGCGTACGACGGGGTCGCGGCCGTCCCCTTCGACCCGCGCCGCCGCCTGGCCACCGCCGTCGTCCGTACGCCCGGTCGCCTCGGCACACACACCTTGGTCGTCAAGGGAGACGTCGAGGCCGTCCTCGAACGCTGCGTACTCGCCGAGGAAGAGCGCGAACGGCTGCGTGTTCTCGCCGCCCGCCAGGCCGACGGCGGCCCGCGCGTCCTGGCGGTCGCCACCGCGGAGCGCCCGGCACGCGCCCGTGCCTACACGCCGGCCGACGAACGCGGCCTCACCTTCCGCGGCGTGATCACCCTGCGGGACGCGCTCGCGCCCACCGCCGCCGACGCGTTGAAAGTCCTCACCGACCAGGGCGTCACCGTCAGGATCCTCACCGGCGACCACCCGCGCACCGCCGCCCGTGCCTGCCGCGACCTCGGCATCCCCCTCGCCGAGGAGGCCGTGCTCACTGCCGAACGCATCGACGGCCTCACCGACGCGGGACTCGTCGAACTCGCCCGAAGCACGACCGTCTTCGCCCGTTGCACCCCGGAGCACAAGGCCCGCATCACCCACGCCCTGAGGTCCGCCGGGCACACCGTGGGCTTCCTCGGCGACGGCGTCAACGACCTGCCCGCCCTGCGCACCGCCGACGTGGGCATCGCCCCACAAGGCGCCGCCGACGTCACCCGCGAGGGCGCGGACGTGGTGCTCGCCGCGAAGGACCTCACCGCGATCGCCCACGCCATCGCCGCCGGCCGGCATGCCGGCGGGAACATCGCCACGTACCTGCGGATCACGCTCTCCTCGAACCTCGGCAACGTCATCGCCATGCTCTCCGCGGGCCTGCTGCTGCCGTTCCTGCCGATGCTCCCGGCCCAGGTGCTGACCCAGAACCTGTGCTTCGACGCGGCCCAGCTCGCCTTCGCGCACGACCGGCCCCACCCGTCGGTGCTGCGCCACCCGACCGTGCTGTGCCCGCGCGACCTGCTCCGCTTCATCACCGGGTTCGGCGTACTCAACGCCGTCGCCGACCTGGCCACCTTCGGCGTTCTCGCGCTCGCCCTGCACGGGCCGGGCCCGGGGGACGACGCGGCGGTGTTCCACTCCGGCTGGTTCACGGAGAACCTGCTCACCCAGGCCCTGGTGATGCTGCTGCTGCGCTTCGGCCGCCGCACCGCCGAGCGGCGAGGGACGAGCCCCGTGACCGGGGCCGCAGCGGCACTGGCCGCCGTCGGCCTGCTGTTGCCGCCCTCACCGCTCGGGCCGTCGCTCGGTCTGACGGTGCTCCCCGGCTCGTACTACCCGCTGCTCGCCGCCGTTCTCGTGCTCTACGCCGTCGGCCTCCTTGCGGCCGGGGCGCGTTACGAGCGACGGCGCGCAGAACGAGGGACGGCCCGGTGA
- a CDS encoding ArsR/SmtB family transcription factor, with amino-acid sequence MAEMNGGFEDPSAEVLTEAAAAFGLLASSARLHMMWALSQGECDVTHLADRVGGALPAVSQHLAKLKLAGLVRSRREGRRQVYYVDDPDIVTVVRVMVGQLTARSHQGSAPVRRLRRIGG; translated from the coding sequence GTGGCGGAGATGAACGGTGGCTTCGAGGACCCCTCCGCCGAGGTTCTCACCGAGGCGGCCGCCGCGTTCGGTCTCCTCGCCTCGTCGGCCCGGCTGCACATGATGTGGGCCCTGTCCCAAGGCGAATGCGATGTCACCCACCTCGCCGACCGCGTCGGCGGCGCCCTGCCCGCCGTCAGCCAGCATCTGGCGAAGCTGAAACTCGCCGGCCTCGTGCGCTCCCGCCGCGAGGGCCGACGGCAGGTCTACTACGTCGATGATCCCGACATCGTCACCGTGGTGCGCGTGATGGTCGGGCAGCTGACCGCGCGCTCGCACCAAGGCTCCGCGCCGGTACGCCGGTTGCGCCGGATCGGTGGCTGA
- a CDS encoding M56 family metallopeptidase — MGVFVFLPLVLPLTAWPIARLAEQNLHPRTAARLLTGVAAVMAACSTVCLGLVMVVGTAQLPGNPLPDGWSDPEVRAAVPYDEVAGKAAILALFLVLAACGGALWRHGRVRRAAHRALAGLPGTEVVVLPDEAPYAYALPGGRRGRVLVTTALLDCLEPAERRALFAHERAHLAARHHRFLLTVQLAARANPFLWPLRTAVSYAAERWADEEAARAVGSRRTVARAIGKAALVSRGTPVPTLAGLAAPGPVPRRVTALLGPAPAVRSWPPVFTTVGLAAWGAAAGTAVSAMSSANSAVTMFFILYAATPL, encoded by the coding sequence ATGGGGGTGTTCGTCTTTCTGCCATTGGTCCTGCCGTTGACGGCGTGGCCGATCGCGCGCCTGGCCGAGCAGAATCTGCATCCGCGCACCGCGGCCCGGCTGCTGACCGGGGTCGCCGCCGTGATGGCGGCGTGCAGCACGGTGTGTCTGGGGCTGGTGATGGTGGTCGGTACTGCGCAGTTGCCCGGCAATCCGCTGCCTGACGGCTGGTCGGACCCCGAGGTGCGCGCGGCGGTGCCGTACGACGAGGTTGCCGGCAAGGCCGCGATCCTCGCGCTGTTTCTCGTGCTTGCGGCCTGCGGCGGGGCGCTGTGGCGGCACGGCCGGGTGCGCCGTGCGGCGCACAGGGCGCTGGCCGGGCTGCCGGGCACCGAGGTGGTCGTCCTGCCCGACGAGGCGCCGTACGCGTACGCGCTGCCCGGCGGCCGCCGGGGCCGGGTACTGGTGACCACGGCCCTGCTGGACTGCCTCGAACCGGCCGAACGCCGGGCGCTGTTCGCCCATGAGCGCGCGCATCTCGCCGCCCGGCATCACCGGTTCCTGCTCACCGTCCAACTCGCCGCACGGGCCAACCCGTTCCTGTGGCCGCTGCGGACGGCCGTGTCGTACGCGGCGGAACGGTGGGCGGACGAGGAGGCGGCGCGGGCTGTGGGCAGTCGCCGGACGGTGGCGCGAGCGATCGGCAAGGCGGCCCTGGTGTCCCGGGGTACCCCGGTGCCCACGCTTGCGGGCCTTGCCGCGCCGGGCCCGGTGCCGCGCCGGGTGACCGCCCTGCTCGGCCCGGCTCCCGCCGTCCGCAGCTGGCCGCCGGTGTTCACCACCGTGGGTCTGGCGGCGTGGGGCGCGGCCGCGGGAACGGCCGTCTCGGCGATGTCGTCCGCGAACTCCGCGGTGACCATGTTCTTCATCCTTTACGCCGCTACCCCCCTTTGA
- a CDS encoding BlaI/MecI/CopY family transcriptional regulator: MTDHQQRPRRRGQGELEALVLSALRAADGPATAGWVQERLGGDLAYTTVITILTRLLAKGAVTRERAGRSFAWTSASDQAGLAAHRMRKVLDAESDREAVLASFVTGLGPDDERLLRELLGRSRSEGED; this comes from the coding sequence GTGACGGATCACCAGCAGCGGCCCCGGCGGCGGGGGCAGGGCGAGCTGGAGGCGCTGGTCCTGTCGGCCCTGCGCGCGGCGGACGGGCCGGCGACCGCGGGATGGGTGCAGGAGCGCCTCGGCGGGGACCTCGCCTATACGACGGTGATCACGATCCTGACCCGGCTGCTGGCCAAGGGCGCGGTGACCCGGGAGCGGGCGGGGCGGTCCTTCGCCTGGACGTCGGCCTCGGACCAGGCCGGTCTCGCGGCGCACCGGATGCGCAAGGTGCTGGACGCGGAGAGCGACCGGGAAGCGGTGCTGGCCAGCTTCGTCACCGGCCTGGGCCCGGACGACGAGCGGCTCCTGCGCGAGCTGCTGGGTCGTTCCCGGAGTGAAGGGGAAGACTGA
- a CDS encoding TerD family protein, with translation MGVSLSKGGNVSLSKEAPGLTDVLVGLGWDVRTTTGTDYDLDASALLLDASGKVPSDQHFVFYNNLKSPDGSVEHTGDNLTGEGEGDDESVKVNLAAVPAEIDKIVFPVSIHDAENRGQSFGQVRNAFIRVVNQANTQELARYDLSEDASTETAMVFGELYRHGTEWKFRAVGQGYASGLAGIASDFGVNV, from the coding sequence GTGGGAGTTTCCCTGTCCAAGGGCGGCAACGTCTCGCTCAGCAAGGAGGCGCCCGGCCTGACCGACGTCCTGGTCGGCCTCGGCTGGGACGTGCGCACCACCACCGGCACCGACTACGACCTCGACGCCTCCGCGCTGCTGCTCGACGCCTCCGGCAAGGTCCCGTCCGACCAGCACTTCGTCTTCTACAACAACCTCAAGAGCCCCGACGGTTCGGTCGAGCACACCGGCGACAACCTCACCGGTGAGGGCGAGGGCGACGACGAATCGGTGAAGGTGAACCTGGCCGCCGTACCCGCCGAGATCGACAAGATCGTGTTCCCGGTGTCGATCCACGACGCCGAGAACCGCGGCCAGAGCTTCGGCCAGGTCCGCAACGCGTTCATCCGGGTCGTCAACCAGGCGAACACCCAGGAACTCGCCCGCTACGACCTGTCCGAGGACGCCTCCACCGAGACCGCGATGGTCTTCGGCGAGCTCTACCGGCACGGCACCGAGTGGAAGTTCCGCGCGGTCGGCCAGGGTTACGCCTCCGGACTGGCCGGCATCGCCTCCGACTTCGGCGTCAACGTCTGA
- a CDS encoding ArsR/SmtB family transcription factor — MPESQPISLAADVHLRAPDSARLAEATGVFAMLSDATRLHLLWLLAQGESDVGSLTERCEASRTAVSQHLGKLRLAGLVDTRREGRYIFYRLSDGHLRRLVLEALSHADHRVSGKAPHD, encoded by the coding sequence ATGCCCGAAAGCCAGCCGATCTCACTTGCGGCCGATGTGCATCTGCGTGCCCCGGACAGCGCACGGCTCGCCGAGGCGACCGGTGTGTTCGCGATGCTGTCGGATGCCACCCGGCTGCATCTGCTGTGGCTGCTCGCGCAGGGCGAGTCGGACGTCGGTTCCCTCACCGAACGCTGCGAGGCGTCGCGCACGGCCGTCAGCCAACACCTCGGCAAGCTGCGGCTCGCCGGGCTGGTCGACACCCGTCGGGAGGGCCGGTACATCTTCTACCGCCTCAGCGACGGCCACCTGCGGCGCCTGGTGCTGGAGGCCCTCAGCCATGCCGACCACCGGGTGAGCGGGAAGGCGCCGCACGACTGA
- a CDS encoding methyltransferase domain-containing protein has translation MGVLKSGAKRLLGRAGFDIVRSTNNLGGVDDFIPFEATMRAAQAAGLSVGDYIDEVKNGTPGATRSTIDELGALGVFAANPNTVLEIGPGSGRYLEKTLKECSPDRYEIYETAAPWADYLVETFGVVARPTEGSSLAPTPDGSIDLVQAHKVFNTVTFLCASRYFFEMARVTRPGGRIVFDVMTETCLDPAAVRAWATQGGAGHDSYPAAMPRQTCVDLFATLGCNLEASFLAPMGVASTEVLVFEKRA, from the coding sequence ATGGGTGTATTGAAGTCGGGGGCCAAGCGGCTCTTGGGACGTGCTGGATTCGACATCGTGCGCAGCACCAACAACCTGGGTGGGGTCGACGACTTCATCCCGTTCGAGGCAACGATGCGGGCTGCACAGGCGGCCGGCCTGTCGGTCGGCGACTACATCGACGAGGTCAAGAACGGGACGCCTGGCGCCACCCGGTCCACCATCGATGAACTGGGCGCACTCGGCGTCTTCGCCGCCAACCCGAACACGGTGCTGGAGATCGGCCCCGGGTCCGGACGGTATCTGGAGAAGACGCTGAAGGAGTGTTCGCCAGACCGCTACGAGATCTACGAGACGGCAGCGCCCTGGGCCGACTACCTGGTGGAAACATTCGGCGTGGTCGCCCGACCGACCGAAGGAAGCAGTCTCGCCCCGACACCCGACGGCAGCATCGACCTCGTCCAGGCCCATAAGGTCTTCAACACCGTTACCTTCCTCTGCGCCTCCCGCTATTTCTTCGAGATGGCCCGGGTCACGCGACCCGGTGGTCGGATCGTCTTCGACGTGATGACAGAGACCTGCCTGGACCCGGCCGCGGTACGCGCCTGGGCGACGCAGGGCGGCGCGGGCCACGACTCCTACCCGGCCGCCATGCCTCGCCAGACATGCGTGGACCTCTTCGCGACCCTCGGCTGCAACCTGGAGGCAAGTTTCCTGGCACCCATGGGCGTCGCCTCCACGGAGGTGCTCGTCTTCGAAAAGCGGGCTTGA
- a CDS encoding cation:proton antiporter domain-containing protein, whose translation MTEQSRRVVVLVTPLLAYTVTTAMDGNGFVASFVCGIAFRYVRQAPVRRRGASAPHASDFQLIEDTNSMATMCMWFFFGNAVVLALDDGVDWRTVVLCVAALTVVRILPVMLAFLGSKFTWRERLMVGALGPRGTTSIVFGLLAFNALPDGRYADTALYAMTVTVLGSVLLHGGGSVVIARSLTGPPPSAAGGPGSPGTDEPDSRVVAMQS comes from the coding sequence ATGACGGAGCAGTCCCGGCGGGTCGTCGTACTGGTCACACCGCTGCTCGCCTACACCGTGACCACGGCGATGGACGGCAACGGCTTCGTGGCCTCGTTCGTGTGCGGGATCGCCTTCCGCTACGTCAGGCAGGCGCCGGTTCGCCGACGGGGCGCTTCGGCTCCCCACGCCTCGGACTTCCAGCTCATCGAGGACACCAACTCGATGGCGACGATGTGCATGTGGTTCTTCTTCGGCAACGCCGTGGTCCTCGCCCTGGATGACGGCGTCGACTGGCGCACCGTCGTGCTCTGCGTCGCCGCGCTCACCGTCGTGCGCATCCTTCCGGTCATGCTCGCCTTCCTCGGCTCGAAGTTCACCTGGCGAGAGAGGCTCATGGTCGGCGCGCTCGGACCACGCGGCACCACCTCCATCGTGTTCGGCCTGCTCGCGTTCAACGCTCTGCCGGACGGGCGGTACGCCGACACCGCCCTGTACGCCATGACCGTGACGGTGCTCGGCAGCGTGCTGCTCCACGGCGGCGGCTCGGTGGTCATCGCCCGGTCCCTGACCGGCCCGCCCCCGTCGGCTGCCGGCGGCCCTGGCTCCCCGGGGACCGACGAGCCGGACTCACGGGTCGTCGCCATGCAGAGTTGA
- a CDS encoding cation:proton antiporter domain-containing protein yields the protein MALPLSLITMMLLGMWLLPGLPVALLLLIACIVVPTDFAPAETLVRDRRIPARVRSVLNVEGGYNDGIVSPLFLFALILVGTDSVTRTPMQALGTAVPFALKALVAGFVVGGAGGVADQHGRPR from the coding sequence GTGGCCCTGCCGCTGAGCCTGATCACGATGATGCTGCTGGGAATGTGGCTGCTGCCCGGGCTGCCGGTCGCGCTGCTGCTGCTCATCGCGTGCATCGTCGTCCCGACCGACTTCGCCCCGGCCGAGACGCTGGTACGCGACCGGCGTATCCCGGCGAGGGTGCGTAGCGTGCTCAACGTGGAGGGCGGCTACAACGACGGCATCGTCTCGCCCCTCTTCCTGTTCGCACTGATCCTCGTCGGCACCGACTCCGTCACCCGCACACCCATGCAGGCTCTCGGCACGGCCGTGCCGTTCGCGCTGAAGGCCCTGGTGGCCGGCTTCGTGGTGGGGGGCGCTGGTGGCGTGGCTGATCAACACGGCCGACCGCGCTGA
- a CDS encoding DUF418 domain-containing protein, with amino-acid sequence MTEIENPEKTPARPIPSPESATATERPAPLARLVGVDLARALAVFGMFAVHVGPAPRPGGGVGDWFLELASGRASALFATLAGFSLTLIAGRFEPKTGLAGRQARARIVIRAVILLVVGSALAMTNFGGAGILNFYAVYFLLALPLLRLRARTLAIIAVTLAVVTPQLAYVIRALLTESIVHSIDSWDPIARLCGVGVLDLLLLGLYPAITWMTFVVTGMALGRLDLSSGAVRRRLAVVGPAMIAFGYGVSWLALRLTGGAQKIMAGMSAMKDPGAMKDPGMAAGSFDSPVGGGLGGPDAWGLLAAEPHSGSTFDLIGSLGIAITVLLCLTVALDRLPWLRRLAAPVIAVGTMSLTLYVGHILVILALPGEAATPPQSASAALLLCFIVGATLFAAIWSRFFRRGPLEYLLNGATKLANRVR; translated from the coding sequence GTGACCGAGATCGAAAACCCCGAGAAGACACCAGCGCGGCCCATACCCTCACCTGAGTCCGCCACGGCGACGGAACGCCCCGCGCCGTTGGCGCGGCTGGTCGGGGTGGACCTCGCCCGTGCACTGGCCGTGTTCGGAATGTTCGCCGTGCACGTCGGCCCCGCTCCCAGGCCCGGGGGCGGCGTCGGCGACTGGTTCCTGGAGCTGGCGAGCGGCCGGGCGTCGGCTCTGTTCGCCACCCTTGCCGGGTTCTCGTTGACGCTGATCGCAGGCCGCTTCGAGCCGAAGACCGGCCTGGCCGGCCGACAGGCGAGGGCCCGGATCGTGATCCGGGCCGTGATCCTGCTGGTGGTGGGCAGCGCGTTGGCGATGACCAACTTCGGGGGCGCCGGGATCCTCAACTTCTACGCGGTGTACTTCCTGCTCGCCCTGCCCCTGTTGCGGCTGCGGGCCAGGACGCTCGCGATCATCGCGGTCACGCTCGCGGTCGTCACGCCGCAGCTGGCGTACGTGATCCGGGCGCTGCTCACCGAGTCGATCGTGCACAGCATCGACTCCTGGGACCCGATCGCGCGGCTCTGCGGCGTGGGCGTGCTGGACCTCCTGCTTCTCGGCCTCTACCCGGCGATCACCTGGATGACGTTCGTGGTCACCGGCATGGCGTTGGGCCGGCTGGATCTGTCCTCCGGTGCGGTGCGGCGGCGGCTGGCCGTGGTCGGTCCCGCGATGATCGCGTTCGGGTACGGCGTCTCGTGGCTGGCGCTGCGGCTGACCGGCGGCGCTCAGAAGATCATGGCGGGGATGTCCGCCATGAAGGACCCCGGTGCCATGAAGGACCCAGGCATGGCAGCCGGATCCTTCGACTCGCCGGTCGGCGGTGGGCTGGGTGGCCCCGACGCATGGGGGCTACTGGCAGCCGAGCCGCACAGCGGTTCCACGTTCGACCTCATCGGCAGCCTGGGGATCGCGATCACCGTGCTCCTGTGCCTGACGGTGGCCCTGGACCGACTGCCGTGGCTGCGCCGGCTGGCCGCGCCGGTCATCGCCGTCGGCACCATGTCCCTGACTCTCTACGTGGGCCACATTCTGGTGATCCTCGCTCTGCCCGGCGAAGCGGCCACCCCGCCGCAGTCCGCCTCCGCCGCGCTGCTGCTCTGCTTCATCGTCGGGGCCACCCTGTTCGCGGCGATCTGGTCCCGCTTCTTCCGCCGCGGACCGCTGGAGTACCTGCTCAACGGCGCCACCAAACTGGCGAATCGTGTCCGATGA